From Mycolicibacterium cosmeticum, a single genomic window includes:
- a CDS encoding D-alanyl-D-alanine carboxypeptidase family protein, which translates to MATTKTPLRRATALAAALFLAAGPALAHAEPGPPDPCPFRVTTPPAVDSSEVPKAGDPPAPLPVPATPLGGDAMGNCGVVTAPGTPPLPNDVSAEAWVVADLDSGDVIAAKDPHGRHRPASVIKVLIAMQAINELPLNRQVIGTSDDAAAEGTRVGVDQGGRYTVNDLLHGLLMHSGNDAAHALAVQVGGMDTALQKINALANKLGGRDTRAATPSGLDGPGMSTSAYDIALFYRYAFGNDTFTRIVGTEKYPFPGYPARPGEDNDHPGYDLENDVKLLYNYPGALGGKTGYTDDAGQTFVGAAERDGRRLVAVLLRGTREPIAPWEQAAHLLDYGFATAPGTKVGKLIEPDPSLLPKQKPDTPDPTAVAATALPPADAVPVRVGVGVVGAIIVFALIMAARSMNRRPQA; encoded by the coding sequence ATGGCGACCACGAAAACCCCGCTCCGCCGCGCTACGGCCCTGGCCGCGGCGCTTTTCCTGGCCGCGGGACCGGCCTTGGCGCACGCCGAACCGGGCCCACCGGATCCGTGTCCCTTCCGGGTGACCACCCCGCCCGCGGTGGACTCCTCCGAGGTGCCCAAGGCCGGTGATCCGCCGGCGCCGCTGCCGGTGCCGGCCACGCCGCTGGGCGGCGACGCCATGGGCAACTGTGGCGTGGTGACGGCACCGGGCACCCCGCCGCTGCCCAACGACGTCTCCGCCGAGGCCTGGGTGGTGGCCGATCTGGACAGCGGTGACGTCATCGCCGCCAAGGACCCGCACGGCAGGCACCGCCCGGCCAGCGTCATCAAGGTGCTGATCGCCATGCAGGCGATCAACGAACTCCCGCTGAACCGGCAGGTGATCGGCACGTCCGACGATGCGGCCGCGGAGGGCACCCGGGTCGGCGTCGACCAGGGCGGTCGCTACACCGTCAACGATCTGCTGCACGGCCTGCTGATGCATTCCGGCAACGATGCGGCGCATGCCCTGGCCGTGCAGGTCGGCGGCATGGACACCGCGCTGCAGAAGATCAACGCGCTGGCCAACAAACTCGGCGGCCGCGACACCCGCGCGGCGACACCGTCGGGTCTGGACGGCCCCGGCATGAGCACCTCGGCCTACGACATCGCGCTGTTCTACCGGTACGCGTTCGGCAACGACACCTTCACCCGCATCGTCGGGACCGAGAAGTACCCGTTCCCCGGATATCCGGCCCGGCCCGGTGAGGACAACGACCATCCCGGCTACGACCTGGAGAACGACGTCAAGCTGCTCTACAACTATCCGGGCGCGTTGGGCGGCAAGACCGGGTACACCGACGACGCCGGCCAGACCTTCGTCGGCGCCGCCGAACGCGACGGTCGGCGCCTGGTGGCGGTGCTGCTGCGCGGCACCCGCGAGCCCATCGCGCCGTGGGAGCAGGCCGCCCACCTGCTCGACTACGGCTTCGCCACCGCGCCGGGCACCAAGGTGGGCAAGCTGATCGAGCCCGACCCGTCGCTGCTGCCCAAGCAGAAGCCGGACACGCCGGATCCCACCGCGGTCGCGGCCACCGCGCTGCCGCCCGCCGACGCGGTGCCGGTGCGGGTGGGCGTGGGCGTGGTCGGCGCGATCATCGTGTTCGCACTGATCATGGCCGCCCGGTCGATGAACCGCCGGCCTCAGGCCTGA
- a CDS encoding PGAP1-like alpha/beta domain-containing protein gives MRISLMYCVFLVLSLLAPVPAAAAPQPERVVVIVSGGAAVTPFTEPASACRSGLAAGNTDTALRQMLLDAGHVVYTSPAMAGRGVVVDQGGFGAFGDCPTTLPDNMTVDSTASIDLAGEHLARFLTYLHDTRAVGTVDIIGHSMGGLYSRAAIRVLQTLHSPIRIRSLTTLGTPWQGSFLSDYANGITPLSDCLGDTFCEQNMRAFGDEVTRLMSGSGREVNQGYLMGPGGWNEFQAGVLDTVPVTLIAGDRFDVPGSANPTVWPNDGLVSRRSALATDVDERILPRRRCAVFDDTHSIYVSDAAGLPWDTALTWDPRVFEAVRAALTEDPAPVPNRQGC, from the coding sequence GTGCGAATCAGCCTGATGTACTGCGTCTTTCTGGTGCTGAGCCTGCTCGCGCCCGTTCCAGCGGCGGCCGCGCCGCAGCCGGAACGGGTGGTGGTCATCGTTTCCGGCGGGGCCGCGGTCACGCCGTTCACCGAGCCCGCAAGCGCATGCCGATCCGGCCTGGCCGCAGGCAACACCGACACGGCGCTGCGGCAGATGTTGTTGGACGCGGGCCATGTCGTGTACACCTCGCCCGCGATGGCGGGGCGCGGCGTCGTCGTCGACCAGGGCGGCTTCGGCGCCTTCGGCGACTGCCCAACGACGTTGCCCGACAACATGACCGTCGACTCCACCGCCTCGATCGACCTCGCCGGCGAGCACCTTGCCCGCTTCCTGACATACCTGCACGACACTCGAGCGGTCGGCACCGTCGACATCATCGGGCACTCGATGGGCGGGTTGTACTCCCGCGCGGCGATCCGTGTGTTGCAAACCCTGCACTCGCCGATCCGGATCCGTTCGCTGACGACACTCGGCACCCCATGGCAGGGTTCCTTCCTGTCCGACTATGCCAACGGCATCACCCCGCTGTCGGACTGCCTCGGCGACACGTTCTGTGAGCAGAACATGCGCGCCTTCGGTGACGAGGTGACCCGGTTGATGAGCGGATCGGGTCGCGAAGTCAACCAGGGTTACCTGATGGGCCCCGGCGGCTGGAACGAATTCCAGGCGGGCGTGCTCGACACCGTCCCGGTGACCCTCATCGCGGGCGACCGGTTCGACGTACCGGGATCGGCGAACCCGACGGTATGGCCGAACGACGGGTTGGTCAGTCGGCGCAGCGCGCTCGCCACCGACGTCGACGAACGCATCCTGCCCCGCCGCCGCTGCGCGGTATTCGATGACACGCACAGCATCTACGTCTCCGACGCCGCCGGTTTGCCCTGGGACACCGCGCTCACCTGGGATCCGCGGGTGTTCGAGGCGGTCCGCGCCGCGCTGACCGAGGACCCGGCCCCGGTTCCCAACCGGCAGGGATGCTGA
- a CDS encoding MarR family winged helix-turn-helix transcriptional regulator, with product MAARRPDLAAMLAPLLRDTVAAEEPVLRKHGLTMWGYVVLTALDGAPMRTQAALAEAIGADKSRIIPTLDQLQRAGYIERHPDPDDRRVRLLAITADGRRVKDAVQAEIQRGEERWLGELDPADRRTFLRVLRQLTRGEFG from the coding sequence ATGGCTGCCCGGCGCCCCGACCTCGCGGCGATGCTGGCCCCGCTGCTGCGCGACACCGTCGCCGCCGAGGAACCCGTGCTGCGCAAGCACGGCCTGACCATGTGGGGCTATGTCGTGCTGACCGCGCTGGACGGCGCACCGATGCGCACCCAGGCCGCGCTGGCCGAGGCGATCGGCGCGGACAAGTCACGGATCATCCCCACCCTCGATCAGCTCCAGCGGGCCGGGTACATCGAGCGCCACCCCGACCCCGACGACCGCCGGGTTCGGCTGCTGGCCATCACCGCCGACGGCAGGCGGGTCAAGGACGCCGTCCAGGCCGAGATCCAGCGGGGGGAGGAGCGGTGGCTCGGCGAACTGGACCCGGCCGACCGGCGCACCTTCCTGCGGGTGCTGCGTCAGCTGACCCGCGGGGAATTCGGATGA
- a CDS encoding nitronate monooxygenase, which yields MAHRCQPGDAGCRRLGIEVPIVNAPMGGVAGGRLAAAVSRAGGLGMIGMGSAATPDVLRRELAELERCGGSARPFGVGLVHWVMTDRPELFEIALAARPALLSVSFGADWSWVADAHAAGVRVCTQVARPADARRAAAAGVDVLVARGAEGGGHGEPVMATLPLLAEVLEAVDVPVLAAGGISSARAVTAVLAAGAVAAWVGTAFTVSHEALTPAAARAELLAGTETELTREFDIAAGYRWPATMPERVLRGSAVNAGQGVAEVREELSAAEVLARLVQA from the coding sequence GTGGCCCACCGCTGTCAGCCCGGCGATGCAGGGTGCCGGCGCCTCGGCATCGAGGTGCCGATCGTGAACGCGCCGATGGGCGGGGTGGCGGGCGGCCGGCTGGCCGCCGCGGTGTCGCGGGCCGGCGGGTTGGGGATGATCGGCATGGGCAGTGCGGCGACACCGGATGTGCTGCGCCGCGAGCTGGCCGAGCTGGAGCGCTGTGGTGGCTCGGCGCGCCCGTTCGGGGTCGGGCTGGTGCATTGGGTGATGACCGATCGGCCCGAACTGTTCGAGATCGCGCTGGCCGCCCGGCCGGCCCTGCTGTCGGTGAGTTTCGGCGCGGACTGGTCCTGGGTGGCCGATGCCCACGCCGCCGGCGTCCGGGTGTGCACGCAGGTGGCGCGCCCGGCGGACGCGCGGCGCGCGGCGGCTGCCGGGGTGGACGTGCTGGTGGCCCGCGGCGCCGAGGGGGGCGGGCACGGCGAACCGGTGATGGCGACGCTGCCGCTGCTCGCCGAAGTCCTTGAGGCGGTCGACGTTCCGGTGCTCGCGGCGGGTGGGATCAGCTCGGCCCGGGCGGTCACCGCGGTACTGGCCGCCGGCGCGGTCGCCGCCTGGGTGGGCACCGCGTTCACGGTGAGCCACGAGGCGCTGACGCCGGCGGCGGCCCGCGCGGAGTTGCTGGCCGGCACCGAGACCGAACTCACCCGCGAATTCGACATCGCCGCCGGATACCGATGGCCCGCGACGATGCCCGAGCGGGTGCTGCGCGGCTCGGCGGTCAATGCGGGTCAGGGCGTGGCCGAGGTGCGCGAGGAGCTGTCCGCGGCCGAGGTGCTGGCCCGGTTGGTTCAGGCCTGA
- the yhjD gene encoding inner membrane protein YhjD: protein MAEPDDKPGVLDRLRSRYPWFDRVMRAQERYNDCKGDFYAAGITYFTVFALFPLLMVGFAAGGFILASRPDLMDQIEQRIRQTVSGDFGSQLVQLMDSAIASRGTVGVIGLATAAWAGLGWMSNLREALSQMWEQRGEKDGFLRTKLSDLIALLSVFVAMVLTIGLTALANKSVMTRVLDWLGLHDITTLGGLLGVVSWLMSALVSWLLFTWMIARLPREPVAFGSSVQGGLLAAVGFEIFKLVASLYLSSVLHGPAGATFGPVLGLMVFAYVTARLVLFATAWAATSKESMLLVSVEPPGPVAITPRVQVREGIGVPGAVAAFAAGALGALGLSRLRRR, encoded by the coding sequence ATGGCCGAGCCGGACGACAAACCGGGTGTGCTGGATCGACTGCGCAGCCGCTACCCCTGGTTCGACCGGGTGATGCGGGCGCAGGAACGCTACAACGACTGCAAGGGCGACTTCTACGCCGCGGGCATCACCTACTTCACGGTGTTCGCGTTGTTCCCCTTGCTGATGGTCGGTTTCGCCGCCGGCGGCTTCATCCTGGCCAGCCGGCCGGATCTGATGGATCAGATCGAGCAGCGGATCCGGCAGACCGTGTCGGGGGACTTCGGCAGCCAGTTGGTGCAACTGATGGATTCGGCCATCGCCTCGCGCGGCACCGTCGGCGTCATCGGGCTGGCCACCGCGGCATGGGCGGGCCTGGGCTGGATGTCCAACCTGCGCGAGGCGCTCAGCCAGATGTGGGAACAGCGCGGCGAGAAAGACGGCTTCCTGCGCACCAAGCTGTCCGACCTGATCGCCCTGCTGTCGGTGTTCGTGGCCATGGTGCTCACCATCGGCCTGACCGCGCTGGCCAACAAATCGGTGATGACCCGGGTGCTGGATTGGCTGGGCCTGCACGACATCACGACGCTCGGAGGGCTGCTCGGCGTCGTGTCGTGGTTGATGTCGGCGCTGGTGTCGTGGCTGCTGTTCACCTGGATGATCGCCCGCTTGCCCCGTGAGCCGGTTGCGTTCGGCAGTTCGGTGCAGGGCGGGCTGCTGGCCGCGGTCGGCTTCGAGATCTTCAAACTGGTTGCCTCGCTGTACTTGTCCTCGGTACTGCACGGCCCGGCCGGCGCCACCTTCGGCCCGGTGCTCGGTCTGATGGTGTTCGCCTATGTCACCGCCCGGCTGGTGCTGTTCGCGACGGCGTGGGCGGCCACCTCGAAGGAGAGCATGCTGTTGGTTTCCGTGGAACCGCCGGGGCCGGTGGCCATCACGCCCCGAGTCCAGGTGCGCGAGGGCATCGGCGTCCCTGGCGCGGTGGCCGCGTTCGCGGCGGGAGCGCTTGGCGCGCTGGGTCTCTCACGGCTACGCCGACGCTAG
- a CDS encoding TIGR03086 family metal-binding protein, with product MHTIDDLRPAHRTAVLATVPVVAAVSAEDLRRPTPCAGWDLTDLLAHMTVQHRGFAAAARGNGADAGVWDATAVRDALTRAPGDTYAAAAHDVLEAFAAPEAAQIPFALPEFGPGAVFPGAVAIGFHLIDYVVHGWDVAATLGQDYHLPTDVLEAALPLALMVPDGDYRSIPDAPFGPAHQGPAADVLDRIVAHLGRDPHWQPSRPPATH from the coding sequence ATGCATACTATTGATGATCTTCGCCCCGCCCATCGCACCGCCGTCCTGGCCACCGTCCCCGTCGTCGCGGCGGTCAGCGCCGAGGACCTGCGCCGGCCCACCCCGTGCGCCGGTTGGGACCTGACCGATCTACTCGCCCACATGACCGTGCAGCATCGCGGTTTCGCGGCGGCGGCCCGCGGCAACGGCGCCGACGCGGGGGTCTGGGACGCCACCGCGGTTCGCGACGCGCTGACCCGCGCACCCGGCGACACCTACGCCGCGGCCGCCCATGACGTACTGGAGGCGTTCGCCGCTCCCGAAGCGGCGCAAATACCGTTCGCGCTACCGGAATTCGGGCCGGGAGCGGTGTTTCCCGGGGCCGTCGCGATCGGCTTCCACCTCATCGACTACGTCGTGCACGGGTGGGATGTGGCAGCCACTCTCGGCCAGGATTACCACCTGCCCACCGACGTGCTCGAGGCGGCCCTGCCACTGGCGCTGATGGTGCCCGACGGCGACTACCGCAGCATCCCCGACGCGCCGTTCGGGCCGGCCCACCAGGGCCCGGCCGCCGACGTTCTCGACCGAATCGTCGCCCATCTGGGCCGGGACCCGCATTGGCAGCCATCACGTCCACCCGCGACACACTGA
- the trpS gene encoding tryptophan--tRNA ligase codes for MSTPAKPVVFSGAQPTSDSLHLGNALGAVNQWVSLQHDYDAYFCVVDLHAITVAQEPEVLRKRTLVTAAQYLALGVDPVKATVFVQSQVPAHAELAWVLGCFTGFGQASRMTQFKDKSQKQGTDATTVGLFTYPVLMAADILLYDTGLVPVGEDQRQHLELARDLAERINARFPGTFVVPEAMIPKATAKIYDLQDPTAKMSKSAATDKGLISLLDDPKKTAKKIRSAVTDNDAEVRFDPENKPGVSNLLTIQSAVTGTDIDKLVEGYAGRGYGDLKTETAEAVVEFVTPIKNRVDELLADPAELTAVLAKGAERAGDVATKTLQRVYDRVGFLPPTR; via the coding sequence ATGAGCACTCCAGCCAAGCCCGTCGTGTTCTCCGGCGCGCAGCCCACTTCCGACTCCCTGCACCTCGGTAACGCGCTCGGGGCGGTCAACCAGTGGGTGAGCCTGCAGCACGACTACGACGCCTACTTCTGCGTCGTCGACCTGCACGCCATCACCGTCGCGCAGGAACCCGAGGTGCTGCGCAAGCGCACGCTGGTCACCGCGGCTCAGTACCTGGCGCTCGGGGTGGATCCCGTCAAGGCCACGGTGTTCGTGCAGAGCCAGGTGCCCGCGCACGCGGAGCTGGCCTGGGTGCTGGGCTGCTTCACCGGGTTCGGTCAGGCCTCGCGGATGACGCAGTTCAAGGACAAGTCGCAGAAACAGGGCACCGACGCGACCACCGTGGGGCTGTTCACCTACCCGGTGCTGATGGCCGCCGACATCCTGCTGTACGACACCGGCCTGGTGCCCGTCGGCGAAGACCAGCGCCAGCATCTCGAACTCGCCCGTGACCTGGCCGAGCGCATCAACGCGCGCTTCCCCGGCACCTTCGTCGTGCCCGAGGCGATGATCCCCAAGGCCACCGCCAAGATCTACGACCTGCAGGACCCGACGGCCAAGATGAGCAAGTCGGCGGCCACCGACAAGGGCTTGATCAGCCTGCTCGACGATCCGAAGAAGACGGCCAAGAAGATCCGCTCGGCGGTCACCGACAACGACGCCGAGGTCCGGTTCGATCCGGAGAACAAGCCCGGCGTGTCGAATCTGTTGACCATCCAGTCGGCGGTCACCGGCACCGATATCGACAAGCTGGTCGAGGGCTACGCCGGCCGCGGCTACGGCGACCTGAAGACCGAGACCGCGGAAGCCGTGGTCGAATTCGTCACCCCGATCAAGAACCGCGTCGACGAACTGCTGGCCGATCCGGCCGAGCTCACGGCGGTGTTGGCGAAGGGGGCCGAGCGGGCCGGGGACGTGGCTACAAAGACGCTGCAGCGGGTATATGACAGGGTGGGATTCCTGCCGCCGACGCGCTGA